A genomic window from Streptomyces mirabilis includes:
- a CDS encoding DUF6300 family protein — protein MARGGVSEEASTGEPHDLEEIVLNVGVTPPCPSCSRPTILLARYPHSWRNNKGGTVSGFRGSVLCRVCDRDDSAAAPLVALYEEDGSFQAEKLDVFGPLAAVWVENRRNTAVDEGLLNKQERLWQDSDL, from the coding sequence GTGGCAAGGGGTGGCGTGAGCGAGGAAGCCAGTACAGGCGAACCGCACGACTTAGAAGAGATCGTCCTCAACGTCGGAGTAACACCACCTTGCCCCAGCTGCAGCCGGCCGACGATACTGCTGGCCCGCTATCCCCACAGCTGGCGCAACAACAAGGGCGGCACCGTCAGCGGCTTCAGAGGATCCGTGCTGTGCCGAGTCTGCGACCGTGATGACTCGGCCGCCGCACCGCTGGTAGCCCTCTATGAAGAGGATGGTTCCTTCCAAGCCGAAAAACTCGATGTCTTCGGGCCACTCGCCGCGGTGTGGGTCGAAAACCGCCGGAACACCGCCGTCGACGAGGGACTCCTCAACAAGCAGGAGCGGCTCTGGCAAGACAGTGACCTCTAG